The window CGGATCCGACGACACGTAGAGGTTCGGCGTCGGGTGCCGAAGCCAGGTGACCGGATACAGCCACGCACCCGCCGCTCCGTCCGCATACACCTTCAGCGCATCGACGAACAGGTGCGAGAGACCCCCGGCGAGCAACACGCCGAACGCCCGCCGGTGTTCGTCGGCGACGACGACCGCTCCGACACCCGCCAGCAGGAGCGTTCCCCCGAGGGTGTGAATCGCGCCGATACGAAACGGCACGCCGAACGCGGCCTCGAGCGACGCGTCGGAGACGAACAGTCCGATCCGATTGAGATCGGGCAAGAGCGCGCCGATCGTTCCGACGGCGACCCACCGTTTCGTGAGCCAGTCGAGTTTCCAGCTCGCGACGGTAAAACAGACGTAGGCCACGAGAACGTGGGAGAGGAGTTCAGCCACGGAGTCTCACCCGTTCCGGCTCCCGTTCGGTCGCTGCTCAGGTTCTACGTCCGCCCCGATACGTTCCGTTTTCCCTGCGGTCCGCGGTTCGAACCCGAGCCGTCGACCGTCTAGCCGCCAGTGCCGGAAGAAGTACCCCACCGCAAGCAGGATTCCGAGGACGGACGTCCCGTGCTTGTACGTCGCGGCGTCCGGGCCCGGGTTGACCACGACTACCTCGTCGGCCGTCATCGAACGATCCGCCTCGAGTTCGCCGTAGACCTGTACGACCCCGCCCGGTTCGACGGCGGATGGATCGAGGGGCGTCGCTTTGCCCCGGATCGAATCGGTCCCGGGAGAGTCGACGGTGGTCCCCTTCGGGTCGGACCCGACGTCGACCTCGAGTTCCGCCACCACCTCGTCCGCGGAGTCGGTGACGTGAATTTCCATCGTCTCGTCCGGGTTGACGTCCTGTACCTCGCCGAACAGGAGCACCTGATCGTCGACGTGGCGATCGTACTCCGCGTCGAGTTGCTCCCCGGTCGGGTGCGGCCAGTTCTCCTCGTAGGTGGCTCCGTAGTGAACGCACAGCCCCACCACCCCGGCGAGCAGGACGACGGCGACGGTCGCTCTGACTGCGAGACGCATTCCGTTCGTCTACGTGCTCGCGGATTTCTCACTTGACCGT of the Halobiforma lacisalsi AJ5 genome contains:
- a CDS encoding metal-dependent hydrolase, with product MAELLSHVLVAYVCFTVASWKLDWLTKRWVAVGTIGALLPDLNRIGLFVSDASLEAAFGVPFRIGAIHTLGGTLLLAGVGAVVVADEHRRAFGVLLAGGLSHLFVDALKVYADGAAGAWLYPVTWLRHPTPNLYVSSDPWVLLSAGALAAVVASIDRYRTR